The following are encoded in a window of Allosphingosinicella indica genomic DNA:
- a CDS encoding protein-L-isoaspartate O-methyltransferase family protein, with translation MNQQNFDEMRRAMIASQLRTTGVNDPQVLAAIGSVARERFVPADRVATAYAEIPTPLGDGRAMGPPMALGRLLAEVRPRAGERALVIGAATGYAAAVMHALTGHVVAVEEDAGLAAQARDALEGTGVELVEAPLRDGYAAGAPYDVILIDGAVESVPQALVEQLARDGRMAAAIVDRGVTRLAIGRRGGSGFALLPFADVEAALLPGFSLPAGFQFEGVE, from the coding sequence ATGAACCAGCAGAATTTCGACGAGATGCGCCGCGCGATGATCGCGAGCCAGCTTCGGACCACCGGGGTCAACGATCCCCAGGTGCTCGCCGCCATCGGCAGCGTCGCGCGCGAGCGCTTCGTGCCCGCCGACCGCGTCGCCACCGCTTATGCCGAGATCCCGACGCCGCTGGGCGACGGCCGCGCGATGGGCCCGCCGATGGCGCTCGGCCGCCTGCTCGCCGAGGTGCGCCCGCGCGCCGGCGAGCGTGCGCTCGTGATCGGCGCCGCCACCGGCTATGCCGCCGCGGTGATGCATGCGCTCACCGGCCATGTCGTCGCGGTCGAGGAGGATGCGGGCCTGGCTGCTCAGGCGCGCGATGCGCTGGAAGGCACCGGCGTCGAACTGGTCGAGGCGCCGCTCCGCGACGGTTACGCCGCCGGCGCGCCTTATGACGTAATCCTGATCGACGGCGCGGTGGAAAGCGTGCCGCAGGCGCTGGTCGAGCAGCTCGCGCGTGATGGCCGCATGGCCGCGGCGATCGTCGATCGCGGCGTCACCCGGCTCGCGATCGGGCGGCGCGGCGGCTCGGGCTTCGCATTGCTGCCGTTCGCCGATGTCGAGGCGGCGCTGCTTCCGGGCTTTTCGCTGCCCGCGGGCTTTCAATTCGAAGGGGTGGAATGA
- a CDS encoding TolC family outer membrane protein — MRGRLMAAAALVALTAGGSAQADTLREALVQTYRSNPTLTGQRAQVRVADEGVAIARAGGRPQISGTAGVNQDLTRTGGGNGRNLSAGIDLSLPIFQGGRVRNGIRAADARVDASRADLRATEGDVFTEAVAAYMDVIRDRSIVTLNSNQVRVLETNLRATQDRFEVGDVTRTDVAQSEARLSLARSTLATAEGQLTASEENYQRVIGAPPGELAPPPPLPPLPGTPEQAVETALANNADLVSIAAQIRAAGLDVSVARADRLPTVSAIGNGRYTNYLGSADEQFGSPTGTIANTQTSTGIGVQASIPLYQGGIVGARVRQTQARQSALLEQGVAVERLVIANARAAFASYTASLDAIKSNEVAVAANTLALEGTRAEQGVGTRNVLDVLNAEQELLNSQVLLVTARRDAYVAGFNLLNATGQAEMDDLNLDGGYIYDPVANYDRVSRRAGDWSDDPAPEAVATRTVVGPPAPATDPAQTPVTPPQQ; from the coding sequence ATGCGGGGACGTTTGATGGCGGCCGCGGCGCTGGTGGCGCTGACGGCGGGCGGCAGTGCGCAGGCGGATACGCTGCGTGAGGCGCTGGTGCAGACCTATCGCAGCAACCCGACGCTGACCGGCCAGCGCGCGCAGGTCCGCGTCGCCGACGAAGGCGTCGCCATCGCCCGCGCCGGCGGACGGCCGCAGATTTCGGGCACCGCCGGCGTCAATCAGGATTTGACGCGCACCGGCGGCGGCAACGGACGTAACCTGAGCGCCGGCATCGATCTCAGCCTGCCGATCTTCCAGGGCGGCCGCGTCCGCAACGGCATCCGCGCCGCCGATGCGCGGGTCGATGCCAGCCGCGCCGATCTCCGCGCCACCGAGGGTGATGTCTTCACCGAGGCGGTCGCCGCCTACATGGACGTGATTCGCGATCGCTCGATCGTCACGCTCAACAGCAATCAGGTCCGCGTCCTCGAAACCAACCTCCGCGCCACGCAGGACCGGTTCGAGGTCGGCGACGTCACCCGTACCGACGTCGCCCAGTCCGAGGCGCGGCTGTCGCTGGCGCGCAGCACGCTCGCCACCGCCGAGGGCCAGCTCACCGCGAGCGAGGAGAATTATCAGCGCGTCATCGGCGCGCCTCCGGGCGAGCTTGCGCCGCCGCCGCCGTTGCCGCCGCTCCCCGGCACGCCCGAGCAGGCGGTCGAGACCGCGCTCGCCAACAATGCCGATCTCGTCTCGATCGCCGCGCAGATCCGCGCCGCGGGGCTCGACGTCTCGGTCGCCCGCGCCGATCGCCTGCCCACCGTCTCGGCGATCGGCAACGGCCGCTACACCAATTATCTCGGTAGCGCGGACGAGCAGTTTGGATCGCCCACCGGCACCATCGCGAACACGCAGACCAGCACCGGCATCGGCGTGCAGGCGTCGATCCCGCTCTATCAGGGCGGCATCGTCGGCGCCCGCGTCCGCCAGACCCAGGCCCGCCAGAGCGCGCTTCTGGAACAGGGCGTCGCGGTCGAGCGGCTTGTCATCGCCAACGCCCGCGCCGCCTTCGCCAGCTACACAGCCTCGCTCGACGCGATCAAATCGAACGAGGTCGCGGTCGCCGCCAACACGCTCGCGCTCGAAGGCACCCGCGCCGAGCAGGGCGTCGGCACCCGCAACGTGCTCGACGTGCTGAATGCCGAGCAGGAGCTTTTGAACAGCCAGGTGCTGCTCGTCACCGCGCGCCGCGACGCCTATGTCGCGGGCTTCAACCTCCTGAACGCCACCGGCCAGGCGGAGATGGACGATCTCAACCTCGACGGCGGCTATATCTACGATCCGGTCGCCAATTATGATCGGGTGAGCCGCCGCGCCGGCGACTGGTCGGACGATCCGGCCCCGGAGGCGGTCGCGACGCGCACCGTGGTCGGTCCGCCGGCCCCCGCCACGGACCCTGCACAGACCCCCGTGACACCGCCGCAGCAATAG
- a CDS encoding PopZ family protein codes for MEDILASIKRVIAEDGRTSPRPPRGTPRIVDTAPPTADVEEDDVLELSDPVVEAEGIMSGDAATASRGALAALAAIRQQPAAAAPEAAVPAGAAAPLEAVVREMLKPMLKDWLDQHLPEIVENLVAREIARITGK; via the coding sequence ATGGAAGACATCCTCGCGTCGATCAAGCGCGTGATCGCAGAGGACGGGCGCACGTCGCCACGTCCGCCGCGCGGCACGCCACGCATCGTAGACACGGCGCCGCCCACGGCGGACGTCGAGGAAGACGATGTGCTGGAACTCAGCGATCCTGTGGTCGAGGCGGAGGGGATCATGTCGGGCGACGCCGCGACCGCCAGCCGCGGCGCGCTCGCCGCGCTCGCCGCGATTCGCCAGCAGCCCGCCGCCGCCGCACCCGAGGCCGCCGTCCCCGCAGGTGCCGCCGCGCCGCTCGAAGCGGTGGTGCGCGAGATGCTGAAGCCCATGCTCAAGGACTGGCTCGACCAGCATCTCCCCGAGATCGTCGAGAATCTCGTCGCCCGCGAAATCGCCCGCATCACGGGAAAGTAG
- a CDS encoding valine--tRNA ligase, with amino-acid sequence MTELAKTFDPAAIEARWYAHWEGEGSFRPARPEADPFTIVIPPPNVTGSLHIGHALDNTLQDILIRHARLQGKDALWVVGMDHAGIATQMVVERNLAAEGVDRRDLGRDAFVDKVWQWKAESGGQITRQLRRLGASCDWANERFTMDEGFSRAVRKVFVDLYDRKLLYRDKRLVNWDPRFQTAISDLEVETREVQGKFWHLKYPLSDGSGFIHVATTRPETMLADMAVAVHPDDDRYKGWVGKTIDHPITGRAIPIIADEHADPELGSGAVKITPGHDFNDFEVGRRAGIKAADMLNMLDAEAKVVQTADGLIPADLVGLDRFDARAKVVERLEADGLLERVEDRVIQTPYGDRSGVVIEPWLTDQWYVDAETLARRPIDAVRSGDIRVVPKTWEKTWFNWLENIQPWCVSRQLWWGHQIPAWYDENGNVHVAETEEEAQRLAGNAKLTRDPDVLDTWFSSALWPFATLGWPEDTQMLRRHYPNDVLISGFDIIFFWDARMAMQGFEFMGERPWKTLYLHGLVRDAKGAKMSKSKGNTVDPLGLIDRYGADALRFTLAAMESQGRDIKLDEKRVEGYRNFATKLWNAARFCQSNGIGASATIEPPAASLPVNRWIVGETVKTVQALDLAMADFRFDESANTIYHFTWSTFCDWYLELIKPVLSPLPQAGGDQGEGLSVDGAQTADSPSPNPSRGREGSEGSDAAETRAVAAWALDQILVMLHPFMPFITEELWHAMGARPYDLILAKWPMPDARALDPEAGPEVDWLIRLVTAIRAARSELNVPPGAKLPLHVRDAGERTAGRLQRNGAALRRLARIEAISDTPAPDGGAAQIVVDEATFVLPLEGVIDVAAEKARLGKALEAAAKERDALAGRLGNASFVERAKPEAVAKAREDHAERAAEAERLEAALKRLG; translated from the coding sequence ATGACCGAGCTTGCCAAGACATTCGACCCCGCCGCGATCGAGGCGCGCTGGTATGCGCATTGGGAAGGCGAGGGGAGCTTCCGGCCCGCGCGCCCGGAGGCCGATCCCTTCACCATCGTCATCCCGCCGCCCAACGTCACCGGCAGCCTCCACATCGGCCACGCGCTCGATAATACGCTGCAGGACATATTGATCCGCCACGCGCGGCTGCAGGGCAAGGATGCGCTCTGGGTGGTCGGCATGGACCATGCCGGCATCGCGACGCAGATGGTGGTCGAGCGCAACCTCGCTGCCGAGGGCGTCGACCGCCGCGATCTCGGCCGCGATGCGTTCGTCGACAAGGTCTGGCAGTGGAAGGCGGAGAGCGGCGGCCAGATCACCCGCCAGCTCCGGCGCCTGGGCGCGAGCTGCGACTGGGCGAACGAGCGCTTCACGATGGACGAGGGCTTCAGCCGCGCCGTCCGCAAGGTCTTCGTCGATCTCTACGATCGCAAATTGCTCTATCGCGACAAGCGCTTGGTCAATTGGGATCCGCGTTTCCAGACCGCCATCTCCGATCTGGAGGTCGAGACGCGCGAGGTGCAGGGCAAGTTCTGGCACCTCAAATATCCGCTGTCGGACGGCTCGGGCTTCATCCACGTCGCGACGACGCGGCCCGAGACGATGCTCGCCGACATGGCAGTCGCGGTCCATCCGGACGACGATCGCTACAAGGGCTGGGTCGGCAAGACCATCGACCATCCGATCACCGGCCGTGCCATCCCCATCATCGCCGACGAACATGCCGATCCGGAGCTCGGCTCGGGCGCGGTGAAGATCACGCCGGGCCATGACTTCAACGATTTCGAGGTCGGCCGCCGCGCCGGCATCAAGGCGGCGGACATGCTCAACATGCTCGATGCCGAGGCGAAGGTGGTGCAGACCGCCGACGGTCTGATCCCCGCCGATCTCGTTGGCCTAGACCGCTTCGACGCGCGCGCCAAGGTGGTCGAGCGGCTGGAAGCGGACGGGCTACTGGAACGCGTCGAGGATCGCGTCATCCAGACGCCGTACGGCGATCGCTCGGGCGTGGTGATCGAGCCGTGGCTCACCGATCAATGGTATGTTGATGCCGAGACGCTGGCCAGGCGCCCGATCGACGCCGTCCGCTCGGGCGACATCCGCGTCGTTCCCAAGACGTGGGAGAAGACCTGGTTCAACTGGCTGGAAAACATCCAGCCCTGGTGCGTCTCGCGCCAGCTCTGGTGGGGTCACCAGATTCCGGCCTGGTATGACGAGAACGGCAACGTCCACGTCGCCGAGACCGAGGAGGAAGCGCAGCGCCTCGCCGGCAATGCGAAGCTGACGCGCGATCCCGACGTCCTCGACACCTGGTTCTCCTCTGCGCTCTGGCCGTTCGCGACGCTCGGCTGGCCCGAGGATACGCAGATGCTGCGCCGCCATTATCCCAATGACGTGCTCATCTCGGGCTTCGACATCATCTTCTTCTGGGATGCCCGCATGGCGATGCAGGGCTTCGAGTTTATGGGCGAAAGGCCGTGGAAGACCTTGTATCTCCACGGCCTTGTCCGCGACGCCAAGGGCGCGAAGATGTCCAAGTCGAAGGGCAATACGGTCGATCCGCTCGGCCTCATCGATCGCTATGGCGCCGATGCCCTGCGCTTCACGCTCGCGGCGATGGAAAGCCAGGGCCGCGACATCAAGCTCGATGAAAAGCGCGTCGAAGGCTATCGCAATTTCGCGACCAAGCTGTGGAATGCCGCGCGCTTCTGCCAATCCAACGGCATCGGCGCCTCCGCTACGATCGAGCCGCCCGCGGCGAGCCTCCCCGTCAACCGCTGGATCGTCGGCGAGACGGTGAAGACCGTCCAGGCGCTCGACCTTGCGATGGCGGACTTCCGCTTCGACGAGAGCGCCAACACCATCTACCACTTCACCTGGTCGACCTTCTGCGACTGGTATCTCGAGCTGATCAAGCCTGTCCTGTCTCCCCTCCCGCAAGCGGGAGGGGATCAAGGGGAGGGCCTGTCAGTCGACGGCGCGCAAACCGCGGACAGTCCCTCCCCCAACCCCTCCCGCGGGCGGGAGGGGAGCGAGGGGAGCGACGCCGCCGAGACCCGCGCGGTCGCCGCGTGGGCGCTCGATCAGATCCTCGTCATGCTCCACCCGTTCATGCCCTTCATCACCGAAGAGCTGTGGCACGCGATGGGAGCCCGCCCATACGATCTCATCCTCGCCAAATGGCCGATGCCCGACGCCCGCGCGCTCGATCCCGAGGCCGGGCCGGAGGTCGATTGGCTGATCCGCCTCGTCACCGCGATCCGCGCGGCGCGGTCGGAGCTTAACGTGCCGCCCGGCGCCAAGCTGCCGCTCCACGTCCGCGATGCGGGCGAGCGGACCGCCGGGCGCCTCCAGCGCAACGGCGCCGCGCTGCGCCGTCTCGCGCGGATCGAGGCCATCAGCGATACCCCAGCGCCCGATGGCGGCGCCGCGCAGATCGTCGTCGACGAAGCGACCTTCGTGCTGCCGCTCGAAGGCGTGATCGACGTCGCGGCGGAGAAAGCGCGGCTCGGCAAGGCGCTGGAGGCCGCCGCCAAGGAGCGCGATGCGCTCGCCGGCCGGCTCGGCAATGCCAGCTTCGTCGAGCGCGCCAAGCCCGAGGCGGTCGCCAAGGCGCGCGAGGATCATGCCGAGCGCGCCGCGGAGGCCGAGCGTCTGGAGGCGGCGCTCAAGCGGCTAGGGTGA
- a CDS encoding diacylglycerol/lipid kinase family protein: protein METNRPLPKTAALIVNAQSRKGQALFRDARAKLEARGIELVAAHAITDPKTLIPTMRETVKSGVPMIIVGGGDGSLSCTVDEAVKEPVVFALLPLGTANSFARTLGIPLDLDGAIEVIATGRRRRIDLGMIDGDYFANCAALGLSPMIGDSVPHKLKRYLGRVGYLIWAIWCLIRFRSFKVIVTDGETEHRVRATELRIANGRFHGGVELIEEAGVDSGEIVIQAVTGHAKMRLVWNWFASYFRLPSRSDKVVSFSGRQLEVRTIPPLKVSIDGEVLARTPVTARVAERAIEVAVPRAGALPA from the coding sequence ATGGAAACGAACCGCCCGCTGCCCAAGACGGCCGCGCTGATCGTCAACGCGCAGTCCCGCAAGGGGCAGGCGCTGTTCCGCGACGCGCGCGCCAAGCTGGAGGCGCGCGGCATCGAGCTGGTCGCCGCCCATGCGATCACCGACCCCAAGACATTGATCCCGACGATGCGCGAGACGGTGAAGAGCGGCGTGCCGATGATCATCGTCGGCGGCGGCGACGGATCGCTGTCCTGCACCGTCGACGAGGCGGTGAAGGAGCCGGTGGTGTTCGCTTTGCTGCCGCTCGGCACCGCCAACAGCTTCGCGCGGACGCTCGGCATCCCGCTCGACCTCGACGGGGCGATCGAGGTGATCGCGACGGGGCGGCGGCGGCGGATCGACCTCGGCATGATCGACGGCGACTATTTCGCCAATTGCGCTGCGCTCGGCCTGTCGCCCATGATCGGCGACAGCGTGCCGCACAAGCTGAAGCGCTACTTGGGCCGCGTCGGTTACCTGATTTGGGCGATCTGGTGCCTGATCCGCTTCCGCAGCTTTAAGGTGATCGTCACCGACGGCGAGACCGAGCACCGCGTCCGCGCGACCGAACTGCGCATCGCCAACGGCCGCTTCCACGGCGGCGTCGAGCTGATCGAGGAGGCCGGCGTCGACAGCGGCGAGATCGTCATCCAGGCGGTGACCGGCCATGCCAAGATGCGGCTCGTGTGGAACTGGTTCGCGAGCTATTTCCGCCTGCCCTCGCGCAGCGACAAGGTGGTGAGCTTCTCCGGGCGGCAGCTCGAGGTGCGGACGATCCCGCCGCTCAAGGTCTCGATCGACGGCGAGGTGCTGGCGCGCACGCCGGTGACCGCGCGGGTGGCCGAGCGCGCGATCGAAGTGGCGGTGCCGCGGGCGGGTGCGCTGCCGGCTTAG